The Patagioenas fasciata isolate bPatFas1 chromosome 35, bPatFas1.hap1, whole genome shotgun sequence genome has a window encoding:
- the LOC136114322 gene encoding uncharacterized protein isoform X11 has product MGDELLPIDPHPMDPPPLPLWVSPPNWMSPPTRVSPPHTDVSPTSPGATRPKVGQEPGDTKKFDVGQGTGGGTRLKTGRDPGDTRSKVGRDPGDTRSKMGPDPVDTRSKMGQDPGGTRSKVGQDTGDSSSKMGRDPGDSRSNMGQDPGGTRSKMGQGPGDTRSKMGQDPGDTRSKMGQGPGDTRSKMGQDPGDTRSKVGRDPGDTRSKMGQDPVDTRSKVGRDPGDTRSKMGQDTGDTRSKVGQGPGDTRSKMGQDTGDTRSKVGQGPGDTRSKMGQDPGDTRSNMGQDPGGTRSKMGQDPRVTRYNMRQDPVGTRSKMGQDPGDTRSKVGRDPGDTRAKMGRDPSDTRSKVGQDPGGTRSNMGQDPRVARYKVGQDPGDTRSKMRQDPVDTRSKMGQGPGGTRSKVGQGPGDTRSKVGQDPGGTRSKVGQGPGDTRSKVGQGPGDTRSKMGQGPGDPTRSKPGRAPVVTPRVARPIAGRGPMNPSRTTQPKAERVLAAATQSSRKPMGRGAVGTLLAKVKARSGPAGVTQRGPSGAAQAGVGQEVVGTTTMATTMGVPGGGAMWGNQKLGEHGPEDSMRSTSSPSEPGPEGSMMITHPTTEPGPEGSMVTTHPTTEPGPEGSVMSTSSPSEPGPEDSMMSTSSPSEPGPEGSMVTTRPTAEPGPEGSMMSTSSPSEPGPEGSMMSTSSPSEPGSEGLMMTTAEPGPEGSMMSTSSPSEPGPEGSMVTTRPTAEPGPEGSMMSTSSPSEPGPEGSMVTTRPTAEPGPEGSMMSTSSPSEPGPEGLMMTTAEPGPEGSMMSTSSPAEPGPEGSMVTTHPPSEPGPDGATWGTRPTAEPGAEDSTMSTHPEEPGLDGATWRTHLGDEPDPEGSTMSTRPTAEPGPEGSMVTTRPISEPGPEGPMMSTSSPSEPGPEGPMMSTSSPSEPGPEGPMMSTSSPSEPGPQGPMMSTSSPFEPGPEGATWSTYPIEEPGPEGATLRTRLGEEPDPEGSMMSTSPTSEPGPEGSMVSTSSPSEPGPEGSVMTTRPTAEPGPEGPMMSTSSPSEPGPEGSVMTTRPTAEPGPEGPMMSTSSPSEPGPEGLMMTTAEPGPEGSMMSTSSPAEAGPEGSMVTTHPPSEPGPDGATWGTRPTAEPGAEDSMMSTHPEEPGLDGATWRTRLGEEPDPEGSMMSTSPTSEPGPEGSVVSTSSPSEPGPEGSVMITRPTAEPGPEGPMMSTSSPSEPGPEGSVMTTRPTAEPGPEGPMMSTSSPSEPGQDGATLRTRLGDEPGPEGSMVTTRPTAEPGPEGPMMSTSSPAEPGPEGATWSTHPIEEPGPEGSMRSTSSPLEPDQDGATLRTRLGDKPDPEVSMMTTRPTSEPGPEGSMMTTRPISEPGLDGATWITRPTVEPGPEASMVTTHPTAEPGPEGPMMSTSSPSEPGPEGSVMTTPPTAEPIPEGSMVTTAETGSGSSMMSTSSPAETGPEGSTTTRAEPGPEGSLMTRTEPSPEGSMMSTSSPSEPGLEGPMMSTSSPSEPGLEGPMMSTSSPSEPGLEGPMMSTSSPSEPGSEGLMMTTAEPGPEGPMMSTSSPSEPGPEGSMMTTHPTAEPVPEGSMLTTAEPGPGSSMMNTSSPSEPGPEGSTMSTHSPSEPGQDGATLRTRPTAEQGPEGSMMTTRPTAEPGPEGPMMSTGSSSEPGPEGSMMSTRPTADLDGTSGSISGSGFRFPRPLLALLRELRGLRGEVRALTAELRHFRGGAWPHVTPPPRIESGGGGRGRDPCDLCDPCDPLSE; this is encoded by the exons ATGGGGG ATGAGCtgctccccattgacccccaccccATGGATCCCCCTCCCCTCCCGCTGTGGGTGTCACCCCCCAACTGGATGTCACCCCCCACCCGGGTGTCCCCACCCCACACAG atgtgtccccaacgtccccagggGCCACCAGACCCAAGGTGGGACAGGAACCAGGTGACACCAAGAAGTTCGATGTGGGACAAGGTACAGGTGGTGGCACCAGACTCAAGACGGGACGAGATCCAGGTGACACCAGATCTAAAGTGGGACGAGATCCAGGTGACACCAGGTCCAAGATGGGACCAGATCCAGTTGACACCAGGTCCAAGATGGGACAAGATCCTGGTGGCACCAGGTCCAAGGTGGGACAAGATACAGGTGACAGCAGCTCCAAGATGGGACGAGATCCAGGTGACAGCAGGTCCAACATGGGACAAGATCCTGGTGGCACCAGGTCCAAGATGGGACAAGGTCCAGGTGACACCAGGTCCAAGATGGGACAAGATCCTGGTGACACCAGGTCCAAGATGGGACAAGGTCCAGGTGACACCAGGTCCAAGATGGGACAAGATCCTGGTGACACCAGATCTAAAGTGGGACGAGATCCAGGTGACACCAGGTCAAAGATGGGACAAGATCCAGTTGACACCAGATCTAAAGTGGGACGAGATCCAGGTGACACCAGATCCAAGATGGGACAAGATACAGGTGACACCAGATCTAAAGTGGGACAAGGTCCAGGTGACACCAGGTCCAAGATGGGACAAGATACAGGTGACACCAGATCTAAAGTGGGACAAGGTCCAGGTGACACCAGATCCAAGATGGGACAAGATCCAGGTGACACCAGGTCCAACATGGGACAAGATCCTGGTGGCACCAGGTCCAAGATGGGACAAGATCCCCGTGTCACAAGGTACAACATGCGACAAGATCCAGTTGGCACCAGGTCCAAGATGGGACAAGATCCTGGTGACACCAGATCTAAAGTGGGACGAGATCCAGGTGACACTAGGGCTAAGATGGGACGAGATCCAAGTGACACCAGATCTAAAGTGGGACAAGATCCAGGTGGCACCAGGTCCAACATGGGACAAGATCCACGTGTCGCCAGGTACAAGGTGGGACAAGATCCAGGTGACACCAGATCCAAGATGAGACAAGACCCAGTTGACACCAGGTCCAAGATGGGACAAGGTCCTGGTGGCACCAGGTCCAAGGTGGGACAAGGTCCTGGTGACACCAGATCCAAGGTGGGACAAGATCCAGGTGGCACCAGGTCCAAGGTGGGACAAGGTCCTGGTGACACCAGGTCCAAGGTGGGACAAGGTCCTGGTGACACCAGATCCAAGATGGGACAAGGTCCAGGTGACCCCACCAGGTCCAAGCCGGGACGGGCTCCAGTTGTCACCCCCCGTGTCGCCCGTCCCATTGCAGGACGGGGTCCCATGAACCCATCACGGACCACCCAGCCCAAGGCCGAGCGGGTCCTGGCAGCTGCCACCCAGAGCTCCAGGAAACCAATGGGACGGGGGGCGGTTGGGACCTTGTTGGCCAAGGTCAAGGCCAGGAGTGGTCCGGCCGGTGTCACCCAACGGGGTCCCAGTGGAGCTGCTCAGGCTGGGGTGGGACAGGAGGTGGTTGGGaccaccaccatggccaccaccatgggggtcccaggaggtGGCGCCATGTGGGGTAACCAGAAGCTGGGAGAACATGGTCCAGAAGATTCCATGAGGAGCACAAGTTCTCCATcagaaccaggtccagaaggTTCCATGATGATCACACATCCCACCAcagaaccaggtccagaaggTTCCATGGTGACCACACATCCCACCAcagaaccaggtccagaaggttccgtgatgagcacaagttctccatcagaaccaggtccagaagattccatgatgagcacaagttctccatcagaaccaggtccagaaggTTCCATGGTGACCACACGTCCCACAGcagaaccaggtccagaaggTTCCATGATGAGCACAAGCTCTCCATcagaaccaggtccagaaggTTCCATGATGAGCACAAGTTCTCCATCAGAACCAGGTTCAGAAGGTTTGATGATGACCACAGcagaaccaggtccagaaggttccatgatgagcacaagttctccatcagaaccaggtccagaaggTTCCATGGTGACCACACGTCCCACAGcagaaccaggtccagaaggttccatgatgagcacaagttctccatcagaaccaggtccagaaggTTCCATGGTGACCACACGTCCCACAGcagaaccaggtccagaaggttccatgatgagcacaagttctccatcagaaccaggtccagaaggTTTGATGATGACCACAGcagaaccaggtccagaaggttccatgatgagcacaagttctccagcagaaccaggtccagaaggTTCCATGGTGACCACACATCCTCCATCAGAACCAGGTCCAGATGGTGCCACATGGGGCACACGTCCCACAGCAGAACCAGGTGCAGAAGATTCAACGATGAGCACACATCCTGAAGAACCAGGTCTAGATGGTGCCACATGGAGGACACATCTTGGAGATGAACCTGATCCAGAAGGTTCCACAATGAGCACACGTCCCACAGcagaaccaggtccagaaggTTCCATGGTGACCACACGTCCCATATcagaaccaggtccagaaggtcccatgatgagcacaagttctccatcagaaccaggtccagaaggtcccatgatgagcacaagttctccatcagaaccaggtccagaaggTCCCATGATGAGCACAAGTTCTCCATCAGAACCAGGTCCACAAGGTCCCATGATGAGCACAAGTTCTCCATTCGAACCAGGTCCAGAAGGTGCCACATGGAGTACATATCCCATAGAAGAACCAGGTCCAGAAGGTGCCACATTGAGGACACGTCTTGGAGAGGAACCTGATCCAGAAGGTTCCATGATGAGCACAAGTCCAACATCAGAACCTGGTCCAGAAGGGTCCATGGTGAGCACAAGTTCTCCATcagaaccaggtccagaaggTTCTGTGATGACCACACGTCCCACAGcagaaccaggtccagaaggacccatgatgagcacaagttctccatcagaaccaggtccagaaggTTCTGTGATGACCACACGTCCCACAGcagaaccaggtccagaaggacccatgatgagcacaagttctccatcagaaccaggtccagaaggTTTGATGATGACCACAGcagaaccaggtccagaaggTTCCATGATGAGCACAAGTTCTCCAGCAGAAGCAGGTCCAGAAGGTTCCATGGTGACCACACATCCTCCATCAGAACCAGGTCCAGATGGTGCCACATGGGGCACACGTCCCACAGCAGAACCAGGTGCAGAAGATTCAATGATGAGCACACATCCTGAAGAACCAGGTCTAGATGGTGCCACATGGAGGACACGTCTTGGAGAGGAACCTGATCCAGAAGGTTCCATGATGAGCACAAGTCCAACATCAGAACCTGGTCCAGAAGGGTCCGTGGTGAGCACAAGTTCTCCATcagaaccaggtccagaaggTTCTGTGATGATCACACGTCCCACAGcagaaccaggtccagaaggacccatgatgagcacaagttctccatcagaaccaggtccagaaggTTCTGTGATGACCACACGTCCCACAGcagaaccaggtccagaaggACCCATGATGAGCACAAGTTCTCCATCAGAACCTGGTCAGGATGGTGCCACATTGAGGACGCGTCTTGGAGATGAACCTGGTCCAGAAGGTTCCATGGTGACCACACGTCCCACGGcagaaccaggtccagaaggtcccatgatgagcacaagttctccagcagaaccaggtccagaaggTGCCACATGGAGTACACATCCCATAGAAGAACCGGGTCCAGAAGGTTCCATGAGGAGCACAAGTTCTCCATTAGAACCTGATCAGGATGGTGCCACATTGAGGACACGTCTTGGAGATAAACCTGATCCAGAAGTTTCCATGATGACCACACGTCCCACATcagaaccaggtccagaaggTTCCATGATGACCACACGTCCCATATCAGAACCAGGTCTAGATGGTGCCACATGGATCACACGTCCCACAGTAGAACCAGGTCCAGAAGCTTCCATGGTGACCACACATCCCACAGcagaaccaggtccagaaggTCCCATGATGAGCACAAGCTCTCCATcagaaccaggtccagaaggTTCCGTGATGACCACACCTCCCACAGCAGAACCCATTCCAGAAGGTTCCATGGTGACCACAGCAGAAACAGGTTCAGGAAGTTCCATGATGAGCACAAGTTCTCCAGCAGAAACAGGTCCAGAAGGTTCCACGACGACCAGAGcagaaccaggtccagaaggTTCCTTGATGACCAGAACAGAACCAAGTCCAGAAGGTTCCATGATGAGCACAAGTTCTCCATCAGAACCAGGTCTAGAAGGTCCCATGATGAGCACAAGTTCTCCATCAGAACCAGGTCTAGAAGGTCCCATGATGAGCACAAGTTCTCCATCAGAACCAGGTCTAGAAGGTCCCATGATGAGCACAAGTTCTCCATCAGAACCAGGTTCAGAAGGTTTGATGATGACCACAGcagaaccaggtccagaaggtcccatgatgagcacaagttctccgtcagaaccaggtccagaaggTTCCATGATGACCACACATCCCACAGCAGAACCCGTTCCAGAAGGTTCCATGTTGACCACAGCAGAACCAGGTCCAGGAAGTTCCATGATGAACACAAGTTCTCCATcagaaccaggtccagaaggTTCCACGATGAGCACACATTCTCCATCAGAACCTGGTCAGGATGGTGCCACATTGAGGACACGTCCCACAGCAGAACAAGGTCCAGAAGGCTCCATGATGACCACACGTCCCACAGcagaaccaggtccagaaggTCCCATGATGAGCACAGGTTCTTCATcagaaccaggtccagaaggTTCCATGATGAGCACACGTCCCACAGCAGATCTGGACG GAACGTCGGGTTCCATTTCCGGTTCCGGTTTCCGGTTCCCGCGCCCCCTGCTGGCGCTGCTGCGGGAgctgcgggggctgcggggggaggtGCGCGCGCTCACGGCCGAGCTGCGTCACTTCCGGGGCGGGGCCTGGCCGCACGTGACCCCGCCCCCCAGAATTGAGTCGGGGGGTGGTGGGAGGGGTCGTGACCCCTGTGACCTctgtgacccctgtgaccccctgagCGAATAA